One segment of Pseudomonas asgharzadehiana DNA contains the following:
- a CDS encoding TIGR00645 family protein: MERFIENTMYASRWLLAPIYLGLSLGLLILALKFFQEIIHVLPNVFSMLEADVILLLLSLIDMALVGGLLVMVMISGYENFVSQLDIDDNKEKLNWLGTMDSSSLKMKVAASIVAISSIHLLRIFMDAKNVDPQHLMWYVIIHMTFVISAFAMGYLDKLTKH; the protein is encoded by the coding sequence ATGGAACGCTTTATCGAAAATACTATGTACGCTTCACGCTGGCTGTTGGCGCCGATCTACCTCGGCTTGTCCCTGGGCCTGCTGATCCTGGCATTGAAATTCTTTCAGGAAATCATCCACGTTCTGCCGAATGTGTTCAGCATGCTGGAGGCGGACGTCATCTTGCTGCTGCTGTCGTTGATCGACATGGCGCTGGTCGGTGGCTTGCTGGTGATGGTGATGATTTCCGGCTACGAGAACTTCGTCTCGCAGCTGGATATCGATGACAACAAAGAGAAACTCAACTGGCTGGGCACCATGGACTCTTCGTCGCTGAAGATGAAAGTGGCGGCCTCCATCGTGGCGATTTCCTCGATCCACTTGCTGCGCATCTTCATGGATGCCAAGAACGTCGATCCGCAGCACCTGATGTGGTACGTGATCATCCACATGACCTTCGTGATCTCCGCGTTCGCGATGGGCTACCTGGACAAACTCACCAAGCACTGA
- a CDS encoding very short patch repair endonuclease, with the protein MDIVSKEVRSRMMASIRSSNTAPEMKVRKLLHRNGFRYRLHPRELPGRPDVVLPRYRVCIFIHGCFWHRHPGCRYATNPSSREDFWRLKFEQNVKRDTINRSALLQQGWRVFELWECGIRKPEAELKWLLEAVPNCNQQFISWPSLPAVTSS; encoded by the coding sequence ATGGATATCGTCAGTAAAGAAGTCAGGTCTCGCATGATGGCCAGCATCCGCAGCAGCAATACAGCTCCGGAGATGAAGGTTCGGAAGCTGCTGCATAGGAATGGCTTCAGGTATCGTCTGCATCCACGGGAGCTACCAGGTCGCCCCGACGTGGTGTTGCCTCGCTACCGCGTCTGCATATTCATTCATGGCTGCTTCTGGCATAGGCACCCCGGGTGCAGATATGCGACCAACCCCAGTTCTCGCGAAGATTTCTGGCGCTTGAAATTCGAGCAGAACGTGAAGAGAGATACGATAAACAGAAGCGCGTTGCTACAACAGGGTTGGCGCGTCTTCGAGCTATGGGAGTGCGGAATCCGCAAACCGGAAGCAGAACTCAAATGGCTTCTGGAAGCTGTGCCTAATTGTAATCAACAATTCATCTCTTGGCCCTCTTTGCCTGCCGTCACCTCTAGCTGA
- a CDS encoding ArnT family glycosyltransferase yields the protein MTRPASLLFLLAGLLFFFALGSHDLQGSTEARVAGIAMAMHLDNNWVVPQLFREPFLEKPPLSLWLDAGAIRLFGGTTWAVRLASAFAGLFSVMLLYAMLRRFGRPQTLAFSAALILATMASYWSNVRGVGEDSLLSLGVTTALLAFYQAVRPDREGPNMGHWALFTVGMAIATLSKGVLGLAMPGIVIFVYLAATSVMDKRLRIGNWLKPALCTLLALVPLLIWLCFLYQRGGMQAVGEVLWTNSVGRFSGSFVEAGHYEPFYYYIAKLPEAFLPWNILVYLGLWHLRKSLARNRYHLFFSVWLVAQFTLLTLASSKRTVYLMTLAPAAAVLAAEYARVLLQWLKEHKPALYKHHRPLVGGVFTLAITSYLIAAFWFAPKADVRQSFVPVIRQIQALQAEGKEVVLFQPNERIAGAGVFYMQGYLKMLQTEPELHRYLAAKPGNVALLDHTNGLNPQVKVIKHMAINRQPYYFVEQ from the coding sequence ATGACACGCCCCGCCTCTTTATTGTTTCTGCTCGCCGGTCTTTTATTTTTTTTCGCCCTAGGTAGCCACGACCTGCAAGGCTCCACCGAAGCCCGCGTCGCCGGGATCGCCATGGCCATGCATCTGGACAATAACTGGGTGGTGCCACAGTTATTTCGCGAGCCTTTTTTGGAAAAGCCGCCCTTGAGCCTGTGGCTGGATGCCGGGGCGATTCGCCTGTTTGGCGGCACCACCTGGGCTGTGCGCCTGGCGTCGGCGTTTGCCGGGTTGTTCAGCGTAATGCTGCTCTACGCAATGCTGCGCAGGTTCGGCCGGCCGCAGACATTGGCGTTCAGCGCAGCCTTGATCCTGGCGACCATGGCCAGTTACTGGAGCAACGTGCGCGGCGTGGGTGAGGACTCGTTGCTCAGCCTGGGCGTGACCACTGCGCTGCTGGCGTTCTATCAGGCGGTGCGGCCGGACCGCGAAGGCCCCAACATGGGCCATTGGGCGCTGTTTACCGTCGGGATGGCGATCGCCACGCTAAGCAAAGGTGTGCTGGGGCTGGCCATGCCGGGCATTGTGATTTTTGTGTACCTGGCCGCTACCAGCGTGATGGACAAACGCCTGCGCATCGGCAACTGGCTCAAACCCGCGCTGTGCACCCTATTGGCATTGGTGCCGCTGCTGATATGGCTGTGCTTCCTGTACCAACGTGGCGGCATGCAGGCTGTAGGCGAAGTACTGTGGACCAACAGCGTCGGCCGGTTCAGCGGCTCGTTTGTCGAAGCCGGGCATTACGAGCCGTTCTACTACTACATCGCCAAACTGCCGGAGGCGTTCCTGCCCTGGAACATCCTGGTATACCTGGGGCTGTGGCATTTGCGTAAAAGCCTGGCGCGCAATCGCTATCACCTGTTTTTCAGCGTATGGCTGGTGGCGCAATTCACCTTGCTGACCCTGGCATCCAGCAAGCGCACGGTGTACCTGATGACGCTGGCCCCGGCCGCCGCCGTGTTGGCCGCCGAATATGCACGGGTACTGCTGCAATGGCTCAAAGAGCACAAACCCGCCCTGTATAAACACCACCGACCTCTGGTGGGCGGCGTGTTCACCCTGGCCATTACCAGCTACCTGATCGCTGCCTTCTGGTTTGCGCCCAAGGCTGATGTGCGCCAGTCATTCGTGCCGGTCATCCGCCAGATCCAGGCACTGCAAGCCGAAGGCAAAGAAGTCGTATTGTTCCAGCCCAATGAACGCATCGCCGGCGCCGGCGTGTTCTACATGCAGGGCTATTTGAAGATGCTGCAGACAGAACCCGAGCTGCACCGTTACCTGGCGGCCAAGCCCGGCAACGTTGCGCTGCTGGACCACACCAACGGCTTGAATCCCCAGGTGAAGGTGATCAAGCACATGGCGATCAACCGCCAGCCCTACTACTTCGTCGAGCAGTAG
- a CDS encoding HD-GYP domain-containing protein, whose product MKDELIAAQAICGRAKSAVVEMFGHARMGRALELEHIGALVDDISSSIARHPNAFISLARLKSIDDYTYMHSVAVCALMIALGNQLGLPTALIRKVGLAGLLHDIGKMAIPGAILNKPGRLSDDELQVVRTHPLEGEKTLLATAQVCEMVVDVCLHHHEKIDGTGYPHQLAGDQISLVARMAAVCDVYDAITSDRSYNQGWDPAVAIQQMSTWEGHFDDDVFRAFLKSVGIYPVGSIVQLQSGGIGVVIEQHADSLLTPKIKVFFLPALNVYIPYQIIDLGTPNQHDRIIARVAPQRYGFKNTERLWLDDAAPKTR is encoded by the coding sequence ATGAAAGACGAACTGATCGCCGCGCAGGCGATTTGTGGTCGCGCCAAGTCCGCGGTGGTCGAAATGTTCGGCCATGCCCGCATGGGCCGGGCGTTGGAGTTGGAGCATATCGGCGCATTGGTCGACGATATTTCAAGCTCCATTGCACGCCATCCCAATGCTTTTATCAGCCTGGCACGTCTGAAAAGCATCGATGACTACACCTACATGCATTCGGTCGCGGTGTGTGCGTTGATGATCGCCCTGGGCAATCAGTTAGGCCTGCCCACCGCCCTGATTCGCAAGGTCGGGCTGGCCGGACTGCTGCACGACATCGGCAAAATGGCGATTCCCGGTGCCATTCTCAACAAGCCCGGCCGCTTGAGCGATGACGAATTACAGGTGGTGCGAACGCATCCGCTTGAAGGGGAAAAAACATTGCTGGCCACCGCGCAAGTATGCGAGATGGTCGTGGATGTATGCCTGCATCACCACGAGAAAATCGACGGCACCGGCTACCCCCATCAGTTGGCTGGCGACCAGATCAGCCTTGTGGCTCGGATGGCCGCGGTCTGCGATGTCTACGACGCAATTACCTCGGACCGTTCGTACAACCAGGGCTGGGACCCTGCCGTGGCTATTCAACAAATGTCGACATGGGAAGGGCATTTTGACGATGACGTATTCCGCGCGTTTTTAAAGTCCGTGGGTATTTACCCCGTCGGTTCTATCGTTCAATTGCAAAGCGGCGGTATCGGTGTAGTGATAGAACAACATGCCGACTCATTATTGACGCCAAAAATCAAAGTGTTTTTCCTGCCGGCTTTAAATGTCTATATCCCCTACCAAATAATAGACCTGGGCACCCCCAACCAACACGATCGTATTATTGCGCGGGTAGCGCCGCAACGTTATGGTTTCAAAAATACCGAGCGTTTATGGCTCGACGACGCCGCACCCAAAACGCGTTAA
- a CDS encoding DNA cytosine methyltransferase, whose translation MIDYQNSLFPPSTTAKPAIAVEDAIQIVDLFAGPGGLGEGFSSSGEGKHFDIIVSAEMDPVARRTLRLRAYYRLLKREYPAGLQDYYRYCNGEAEKPSSTPETAAFWNRAEQEARQITLGSEEGDKELNGLIKARLNKIGRPWVLIGGPPCQAYSIVGRARNKAKKDYVAENDNRHFLYKDYLRIIKDYRPTVFVMENVKGILSSKVGGKGIFSQILQDLVDPSKALDNKEGGQKYKICSLVSEEAFSFLDCIDSVKPKSYIIEAEKYGIPQARHRVILLGIALDENGNVPEHELLTKTDPVSVQQAIGKLPRLRSKLSRRSDCQEEWYRTVADEVDELLHYAELDSGEMISPLQATRRALFDAPRSSGAERVPKEKGQGNTGIPSLDAWYHDANIKYWMSHDARSHMRSDLRRYVFASTFAAHNKYSPKGHQQFSLPGLAPAHKNWESGKFSDRFRVQLAEFPATTITSHISKDGHYFIHYDPAQCRSLTVREAARLQTFPDNYYFEGNRTQQYHQVGNAVPPLLANRIAKIVYDVVCRRISETKDVMGE comes from the coding sequence ATGATTGACTACCAGAACTCCCTTTTCCCGCCAAGCACGACCGCCAAGCCAGCTATTGCGGTTGAGGATGCTATCCAGATCGTCGACCTTTTCGCTGGACCTGGCGGGTTGGGTGAGGGTTTTTCATCCTCAGGAGAAGGCAAGCACTTCGATATCATCGTTTCTGCTGAAATGGATCCTGTTGCCAGGAGGACGCTAAGACTTCGTGCTTACTACCGATTGCTCAAGCGCGAATACCCTGCCGGGCTGCAGGACTATTACCGTTACTGTAATGGAGAGGCAGAAAAGCCTAGTAGCACCCCTGAAACCGCGGCATTCTGGAACCGTGCCGAGCAGGAAGCACGGCAGATAACCTTGGGTTCGGAGGAGGGCGACAAAGAGTTAAATGGACTCATCAAAGCCAGGTTGAATAAGATAGGGCGTCCATGGGTACTCATCGGCGGGCCTCCATGCCAAGCATATTCGATCGTGGGTCGAGCCAGAAACAAAGCCAAGAAGGATTACGTCGCGGAGAATGATAATAGGCATTTTCTGTACAAGGATTATCTACGCATCATCAAAGACTACCGACCTACCGTCTTTGTCATGGAAAACGTCAAAGGTATCTTGTCGTCCAAAGTCGGAGGCAAAGGGATTTTCTCGCAGATTCTGCAAGATCTGGTTGATCCTAGCAAAGCACTAGATAACAAAGAGGGCGGGCAGAAATACAAGATATGTTCACTGGTTTCCGAGGAGGCGTTTAGCTTTTTAGATTGTATCGACAGTGTGAAACCAAAGTCATATATCATCGAAGCTGAAAAGTACGGAATTCCGCAAGCCCGCCATCGCGTTATCCTTCTTGGGATAGCTCTAGATGAGAACGGTAACGTTCCTGAGCATGAGCTTTTGACAAAAACTGACCCAGTGTCGGTTCAGCAAGCCATAGGCAAACTTCCTAGGCTGAGAAGCAAGCTATCGCGGCGCTCGGATTGTCAGGAAGAATGGTATCGAACTGTTGCCGATGAAGTAGATGAGTTGTTGCATTATGCCGAGCTTGATAGTGGCGAAATGATCTCCCCACTTCAAGCTACCCGGCGAGCACTCTTCGATGCGCCGCGGAGTTCAGGCGCTGAAAGGGTGCCAAAGGAGAAAGGTCAGGGTAATACAGGGATACCATCGCTGGATGCTTGGTATCACGATGCCAATATCAAATATTGGATGAGTCACGACGCCCGCAGCCATATGCGCTCGGACCTGCGACGATACGTCTTTGCTAGCACCTTCGCTGCGCACAATAAGTATTCGCCCAAGGGCCATCAGCAATTCTCACTTCCTGGCCTTGCGCCCGCTCATAAGAATTGGGAAAGCGGTAAGTTCAGTGACCGCTTCCGGGTGCAGCTTGCAGAATTTCCGGCCACGACTATCACTAGCCATATCTCGAAGGATGGGCACTATTTTATCCATTACGACCCAGCGCAATGCCGTAGTCTGACCGTTCGCGAGGCTGCGCGGCTCCAGACATTCCCGGATAACTACTATTTTGAAGGGAATCGAACTCAGCAGTACCATCAAGTGGGTAATGCGGTACCGCCTCTACTGGCGAACAGAATCGCAAAAATAGTCTATGACGTTGTTTGTCGGCGTATTTCCGAAACTAAAGATGTTATGGGTGAATGA
- a CDS encoding PA4575 family protein produces the protein MSRNLCLTRQCFGLVTRIECSIRPLAGDTGMWTLLFAAGMSGEQPSTIKSQGPFHGPIAAQTILESIVDSLTLHGYELAGDPQIWCLHMQAHLRQLNGNHEQLAL, from the coding sequence ATGTCGCGCAACCTTTGCCTTACCCGCCAGTGCTTTGGCCTGGTCACCCGTATCGAATGTTCCATTCGCCCGCTCGCGGGGGATACCGGCATGTGGACCTTATTGTTTGCCGCCGGCATGTCCGGTGAACAGCCGTCCACCATCAAGTCCCAAGGCCCGTTTCATGGGCCGATTGCGGCGCAGACCATTCTGGAATCAATCGTCGACAGCCTGACCCTGCATGGCTACGAGCTGGCGGGCGATCCGCAGATCTGGTGCCTGCACATGCAGGCCCACCTGCGACAGCTCAACGGCAACCATGAGCAGCTTGCGCTGTAG
- a CDS encoding methyl-accepting chemotaxis protein, whose amino-acid sequence MVGNLNTLISQVQASATQITGSSAQVTQLSQSLSDGASNSASSITEISAVMTQMAAQTTDNAANAKKADEQSQAARADAGESDKLMSELIAAMAEIDNSGKDITAIITTIDNIAAQTNLLALNAAIEAARAGELGRGFAVVADEVRSLAARSAEAAQQTAALIADSSTKTQRGMIIAGRTADSLRNIVTGTGTVSSLVSLIYQASSEQASGLQQASIGLEQIDEVTQQNQANSQQCAIAARNLSERANAMQQGLGRFKVKA is encoded by the coding sequence ATGGTCGGCAACCTGAACACCTTGATTTCCCAAGTGCAGGCCAGCGCCACGCAAATCACCGGCAGCTCTGCACAGGTCACGCAGTTGAGCCAGTCGCTGTCCGACGGCGCATCCAATTCGGCGTCGTCGATCACTGAAATCAGTGCCGTCATGACCCAAATGGCGGCGCAGACCACCGACAACGCCGCCAATGCCAAAAAGGCCGACGAACAATCCCAGGCGGCGCGCGCCGACGCGGGGGAAAGTGACAAGCTGATGAGCGAACTGATCGCGGCCATGGCCGAGATCGATAATTCGGGCAAAGACATTACCGCCATCATCACCACCATCGACAACATTGCCGCGCAGACCAACCTGCTGGCGTTGAACGCCGCGATCGAAGCCGCACGTGCCGGGGAGCTGGGCCGCGGCTTTGCCGTGGTGGCCGATGAAGTGCGCAGCCTCGCGGCACGCAGTGCCGAGGCGGCACAACAGACCGCAGCGCTGATTGCCGACTCGTCGACCAAGACGCAACGCGGCATGATCATCGCCGGCCGCACCGCCGACTCGCTGCGCAACATTGTCACCGGCACCGGCACCGTCTCAAGTCTGGTGTCACTGATCTATCAGGCGTCCAGCGAACAGGCGTCCGGCTTGCAACAGGCGAGTATTGGGCTGGAGCAGATCGACGAGGTCACCCAGCAAAACCAGGCCAACTCCCAGCAATGCGCGATCGCGGCCAGGAACCTGTCAGAGCGGGCCAATGCAATGCAGCAGGGGTTGGGGCGTTTTAAAGTCAAAGCCTAA